CCACGTTGCCCTCGCTGTCTCTCTCTTCTCGACCCCAATGTCGTTAgtattctctcttcttcctcttcctcttcctattCTTCTTGCTCATTATGTGTTCGATCATTTGCCCCANNNNNNNNNNNNNNNNNNNNNNNNNNNNNNNNNNNNNNNNNNNNNNNNNNNNNNNNNNNNNNNNNNNNNNNNNNNNNNNNNNNNNNNNNNNNNNNNNNNNNNNNNNNNNNNNNNNNNNNAGGGCTTGGTGGTATGCTTAGTGTAGTTCATGGATTGAACACAGGTAATTTTAGAGGATGTTCGATAATAtctcaaaaatcaaatatgTTATTGGTAATGTTATTGATATTAGGAAAATACTCTAGTTAGAGCTGTAGTATGAATTAATGTCAGAGCAAAGGGGTTGGACTTGCATATTTTTAGGTCCACATGACATTATAGTATATCTTTTAGCTCGCTATACACTGTAACAAATTATCCTTTCTTGAAAGGTGAATTAATATAGTGGATCTTTTATTGCCATGGAAGGAAAACTTGATTCTTTGTGGAGTTGGAGTGGGGGGAATCGGTGCTTATTATGGAATCCATATATAAAATTGCCGAAGCTCATGGAATTGTATTCATATTTCGTGGTTGCATAATCAAAAGCAGCTCTAGTTTCAGTTGAATGAACTGCCTGAAACTCGTATGAGAGTTGGTTTAACCACCAATTATGGCATAATATTTCCAAGATGTGTTAACATCTTATAAACCAGTTTTTATCTAAACCAATTTAAACTAAAACTTTCACAAAAAATAAGCTGGTTTCATCTAATCAGTAATCACTTTTTTTCCTCTGCTATTTACTAGGTTAATCTTTCTCAATGATTAAAAAACTATTCAAGTTAGTCCAGAATCAGATACTGTTTAATGATAAACTAGTTTGTTTTTATGCAGATTATCATAATTTGTTCCATTTATACAATATTAAATTGGTTTTTCAAGTTGTCGAACAGCATCTAAGTTTCCTTTACTTTCTATGTTATTGCTACTGGATCTGATGTCATTACAGTATTTTATTTGTACTTTGAATGAACAATAAGTGCCATGTTGTTTTGATAATAATTCAGGGCCTTCTAGTTGTTACTTGTTATACAAGCTTTTAACAATATCTTAAAGTGATCTGATTTATTCTTTGATAGTGTCCAACACTTTACACTCTTACCAgggttaattaaaattaaataatatggtTGAAAATATTGCTTATTGATCTTTGTTTGCAGGGCTACCATACCTACAAAACCGTCTCAAGGGATCCAAGTGGCTGCCTTTTGTTGTTGGGGTATGTATACCTTCATTGGTTTTATCTTTTATACAAATTGCAGTTGCCAAGCTTTATACTTTATTGATGCCTAGAAAGGGCAGATCATAGAATATATTGTCTGTATTCATTCATATATATGTAATTATCTTAGCAGATGTACCATAGAGCTTGTTGATATTCCATAGCAaacttatttcttttcttcactaTTTTCAGCTCCCTCCATTGCTAATGTATTCAGTTGCAAGTGCCGCATTTGGAGGTAACTTTGCGCATGCCTAAAGTTTCTATTCCTTTTAAATTAATACATCTATATGTACTGTTTCAACTTGTTCTTTTGCTTctagttattttatttagcTCTGTGAGTGTGTTAATTTTGGTTCAGTAATTGCTGGCGCAGCTTTGTGTATAGGAATGAATTTCatatatgaatttgaatctGTCATACGTTGGTTCCTTGGGTTTTATTGATTGCATTAGATCTTGGTATTGTTTCATCATTATTTTAGGGGTTGGTTGTAAGTTTGATTTTGGAGGAGAAAAAAGCGAGGGAAAGGGCTTGAACTGTAAAGTGACATCCCTTTACCGATTCAGACTGTTCCATCCCTTCCCCTTCAACGCTTAAACTTTCAAACAGTCTTAGGCTACGAACTGCTACATGGATCGGTTTCTACAGCTAATAGCGTTTTTGTCTACTTGCCATTTTTTACTAGGTTTGATGAAATTTCCAATTAACTTGTAATATTTGTCATTAATTATGATTGGGTTTAGGGCATCATAGTATGTTACTCGGCTAGTTAGCTTGTGGTTTGCCTTCGAATTTTGACGTCTTATGCTGAAATAATGACAATTTGCTACTATTTAGCTTTTAATACCCTAAACTAATGTGGATATCTATGAAATCTTTAGGTTATGTGCTTCCGAAGTTCACTCAACTCACTGTAACATCATACTATGCTGCCTCAAGTGCTTCACATTATGGAATCTCACTTCTCACCAGGCATATTGAAGAGAAGCACCATTCCCAATCTCAGCAAATCAAGCGGCTCTGATAAATACAAGATACATATACACTTCAGCAATTTTGGTTACATTAGTTGTTACTTGTTACCTATCCATCTAGATGTATCACACGGTGGGTGTTTAGGTTTTCATAGTGCGTTTATTATTCCATGTGAAATGTCAATAATGTGAATAACGTTTCTATGCACTTTAGTTTGATGCTGCAATTGGCCATTTCGTCAAGTTTTGGGTACATAAAATGTACTTTGTTGTGTTAATTGACTTTAGGCAACAGCAATTTTGTGAAGGACAATAATATTCATGttgttttattataaatttaattttgatacattgaCAATATTACATAGTCGTCCAATCACATATGTTCTTTTGAATTACTATTTACGCTATTGATATGAAAGGTTATTTTTTCTAATGTAATACTACATAATTAGATGtacgtataaaattattttatattgttagtatatttaaattaaattcatattttatacgattataaatttgattttgatatactgacggtataaaatgttatattgttcaatcatatatatattttttagatgattattaataaaattaatataaaaaataattaattttattgatgtGGTATTATATGATTGAATCTACACATATAAAATtgttttatacaaaaattatatcaaaattaaatttaagttTAGGTGAATTTTATGGCatagaagaaaatttttttctacatATGTAGATTGTACATAGTTGATAGGTGAAATGCAATTTTAAAAGtgagatacaagcagctgaggCCTTGGACCAATGGCAGCATTATCTGCCTCGCTGGGACTGCACCCGAGTTCGAATCCTCAATGAGGAATATAGAACCCATGAGATACAAAggccttttctttctttcacgTGAAAGTTTTAATGCTTAgcttaaataattatatttatcatgattaattataatgtgttagaatttttttgtttttgcacAAAAGAAAGCATTTTGGGTTGAAGTcagatttttttgttattactCAATAAATCTTAAAGtacattttttcattttatgatttttatcacataattttaatttattgaaacATATAtccattaataaatatttatacgagttaattttaatttcattcttaattaaaaaatatataagaacaaaacaatatcttaaaatttaaaaattatttttttatttatcgtTAAATTTTAGTATAACATTCTCATTCTTATATACATACAcgtattttataaaagaataattttatttttttaataataaatataaattttatgtttttgaataataatagtaatacaataatttttttctctataatttatttcaaataaagGGAAATTGATTctttaactttattttataacaagagtaaagtatcatttatgtccccaacgtttggggtaagtctcaAATCTGTCCCTAACGTTTTTAACATCCTATTTGTATCCCAAACGTTTCTAAATCGAATCAATATTGTCCTACCGTCAAAATGATAAACATTTAGTTAACGGCGTTGCATACGTGGATGCTGAGTGAGTAAGCCCAAAGGTTAACAACCTCTGCCTCTTCGTGCCCATTATACCATTCACTGAAGCAAATACGAAACGTTGAAGAAACAGAGCACCTCTACGCAATCCAGTCCAGTTCTCCTCACCACACACGTTTGACACTTCTTCGAGGGTGATCGCAGGGAGGGGCTGCAAGGTAGTTGGCAGGTTGTTGTTGCTTGTGTTGCATGAAAGATCACACCTTTGGTCTGGCGACAAAGTGGTTTCGTTTGACAAGGTATGCACGAGGAAGAAATTTTGTTTCTTGGGGTTTTATTGAGTAGTTCGATGAAGAACGAAGGGCATATAGGAGATTGTTTACATTTTAgggtttatttgattttttgtatTCCCAAAAAAATGTTCGTTGTGAATGTTAGTTAGGGCATGAATTTACTTGTTTTTGGTGACTCAATCTATGGTTGCGAATTTACTTGTTCCACTATGTTAACCTGATGTAATAGGGTCTGTTGTATAGGATGAGTTATTTTAGTGTGAAAGTTTATCACCAAGGTAGCTTTGGACTTCAAGGAGGGCCTTTGAAGTATTTGGGTGGGGAGACAACTGTGATAGATTACTGCAATGAAGATGAGTGAAGCctgattgaattttatgatatagtGAGCAGACAAGagtatttgaaaaaagatattgcAGCAATATGGTACAAATCACTGGATCAGAGTACAGAAGAAGGCTTAAGGATGCTGAGAATCAACAAAGATGCAATGGATATGGCTAACATTGGGGTTAGGGAGGATATGGTGGAGCTGTATGTAGTTCATAAAACTAGTGATATCCATGAAGAGGTTGAGGATGTACACATGTTAGGGAGTATTGAAACTACCATGCAAGAGTAGGCTGGTGGATCTAATGGGCCAGGCCCAATAGTAACATTTAAGGCCCATTCAATTGGACAAGTGGAGATAAATTCTGGCCCAAATGTGGAGGAAGAAAATGTGGGTGAGAAAGATGAAAAAGATGAATcagatgaggaagaagagggtAGTGATGGCAGTGAGGATGAGGACTATACTCCCAAGGGTGGTGAATATGATAGTAGTGATTTATGGAGTTCTGATTCCAGAAATAGTTATTGCTCAGAAGATAATGCTGCTGAGGTTGTGTTTGGTGACAGTGATGATGACAAGGAAGGGGTTGAGGGGTTAGTAGATGTCAACATCAGGGTAGGGGATAGATTTGAGGTTGGCACAACTGAAACCTAAACAGATGCAGCAAAAGAGAGTAGGAGTGACAATGACAGAGGTAAGGAGAAGATTGCTGCAGGTTTAGGGGATGAGAAAGAAGGATATGAATCTGAAGATTTTCTGGATATGCCtattattgatgatgatgaggatgataaTAATGTTGCCAAGAAGTATCTGTTGCACAAGCAGCTAAAGGACATGAGTGAGTACAAGTGGGAGGTTGGAACTCTTTATGTATCAAGAGAGGAGTTTAAGGACTGTGCTACTGTCTATGTTGTACATACTGGCAGGGGTTTGAGGTTTGATAAGGTTGACCTTCGGAGAGTGAAGGTTACTTGCGTGGAGGGTTGCAACTGGTTTGCATACTGTaggaagatgaagaatgagCAAACATGGCAATTAACCAGCTGCCACAACAAGCATAGCTGTTCTAGGGAGTTAAAAATTGGGATTATGCATGCAAAATGGTTGAACAAGgtgtttctaaaaaaaattgttgagaATCCAAAGATAAAGCTCTCCACACTAATGAAGAAAGCATACAACAAGTGGAATGTAGAGCTGACTAAGTCTAAAGCTGCCCGGGTTAAACAGTTTGCACTTGATGAGTTACAAGGAACGTACATAGAGCAGTATCAGAGACTCTATGACTACTGTCATGAATTGCTAAGGTCTAACACGGGTTCTACAGTGAAGTTCCAAGTGGAGAGACCACCTAAGTTTGCTTCTGAGAGACCACAAGCTGGTGTGGATTTAAGGCCAAAGTTTTAAAGACTCTATGTATGccttgatgcatgcaagaagAGCTTTATGGTTTGCCGTCCAATAATTTGTCTTGACGGGTGCTTCATCAAGACACCATATGGAGGTCAACTTCCCATGGCTATTGGCTGGAACCCGAATGACCAGATATTGCCAATAGCCTATGTAGTGGTTGAAGCAGAGACGAAGGACACATGGACCTGGTTTCTTACCAATCTGTGTGATGACTTTGGCTATGACAAGATAAGGAGCTGCACCTTCATGTCCGACCAACAGAAGGTACTTATTTCTAAACTTATTTCTAAGGAGCTACTTTATTGAACCTAGTGTTAGTGTTCGTCTTGCTGCCCTAGTTATGCTGGTGTTTGAATTGTAGGAGCTAGTGTTTGTAGTGTATGAGTTAATGTTTGAATTGTAATGATTTAATTACTGCATTAACTGTGCCTggtgggtttagtgtttagttCCAACCTTCGATGAGCTCATTCCCGGAGTGGATCATAGATTCTGTGTTAGACATTTTTACAGCAATTTCAGGAAGAGATTCCCAGGGCTACAACTAAAACTGATGATGTGGAATGCTGCAAAGGCTACTTATTTACAAGAGTGGGAGAGGAGGATGGCTGAAATCCAAAATGTTGACAATGGAGCCTACAACCACCTGATGGAGATACCAACCAAATATTGGTGCCGACACAAGTTTGGGACTTGGTCTAAGTGTGATACCTTGGTAAACAATATGTGTGAAGTATTTAACTCTGTGATTATGGACGCCAGAGAGAAACCAATAGTCAGCATGCTTGAAGACATCAGAGTATACATAATGAGGCGTTGGGCTGATAATAGGGATCGGATAATTGAATACCTAAGAGAGGTGTTGCCCCGTATCAGGATTAAGGTTGAAAAACAAGCTAATGCAAGTGGTAAGTGGGTGAGCACGTATGCTGGTCGTGACAAATATGAGGTAACTAGTATCCATGGAGACAAAGAGAAGTTCGTTGTTGATTTGAAGAATCACGAGTGTTCGTGCAGGAAGTTTCAGCTATCTGGAATCCCCTATGCTTATGCAATGACCTGCATTAGGAAGATGTGCCTCAATGTGGCAAACTTTGTTGCAAACTGTTACAAGAAAGAAACTTACTCTGAGTGCTACCAACATGTGGTATATCCCTTGAATGGGCCCAACCTGTGGGAGAAGACACAATTTGATGACGTTTTGCCACCAATCTACAGAAAACCCATTGGAAGGCCTAAACTGAAATGTAATAAAGTTGCATATGAGAACCCAACTAATGGAGGAGTGTCTCACGAAGGGCAGAATCAGAAGTACTCCTACTGTTTTGCTAGAGGTCACAACAAACAGACCTATCCAAAGAAGCGCAAAGTAGCTGCAACTGCATCGGTAAGCACTGTGCTGGTTCatgcttcattttttttattgcatTTAAAGATTATGATGTGGGATTGTGGTATTGTGGTTGTTTACTAGGCAAACAAAGTTGCTGGATCCACAAGAAGAGCTTCAAGAATCCTCTCTAGCACTATTTCCAGCCAGGCTTCTAAGCAATCTCAAGCTGCTTCAAAGAAGACTACAATCTCAAGGCCAAAGAGAAAATCATCTGCCAATGATGTGAGTTCCCAACACTCTCAAGCTACTTCAAAAAAGGCTAATTTGACCCCGTCCAACAAAAATCTCAGGGTGCTGCCAAGCCCATTGAAGAACATCAACAAATTCCAACTGAAGTTCATGGCTAGGACACCTCCCAAAGCATGAAAAAAGATGTGACGACTATGATGTGtgctattttatgttttctgaaAACTTTATTTATGAGTTAAGAATTTCTGTTTAGTATCTTTATAATGTCTGGCAACTACTTTTAAGACAATAGTTTGTTATCTCAGACCGTTATTATGGAGCAAAAT
This sequence is a window from Arachis duranensis cultivar V14167 chromosome 2, aradu.V14167.gnm2.J7QH, whole genome shotgun sequence. Protein-coding genes within it:
- the LOC107475175 gene encoding uncharacterized protein LOC107475175, which gives rise to MGTREVYEEKLRTGNLHHDPTLNPGLGTPRCPRCLSLLDPNVVSILSSSSSSSYSGLGGMLSVVHGLNTGLPYLQNRLKGSKWLPFVVGLPPLLMYSVASAAFGGYVLPKFTQLTVTSYYAASSASHYGISLLTRHIEEKHHSQSQQIKRL